A region from the Haloarchaeobius salinus genome encodes:
- a CDS encoding RidA family protein, translated as MTREVINPDGLIDSTGIGYNQAVVADGTFYMSGQVGWDEKFQLAGDDIQSQTKKAFENVETLLAEVDRSLDDVAKVTAHIVDSHKNRDGFFEVWNEVYDGESYPCLTVLGPEQLAQEDFLVEIEVEVPL; from the coding sequence GTGACGAGAGAGGTAATCAATCCCGACGGACTCATCGACTCGACAGGCATCGGTTACAACCAGGCCGTCGTCGCCGACGGTACCTTCTATATGTCCGGCCAGGTCGGCTGGGATGAGAAATTTCAACTGGCGGGTGACGACATCCAGTCTCAGACGAAGAAGGCGTTCGAGAACGTCGAGACGTTGCTGGCGGAGGTCGACCGATCACTCGACGACGTCGCCAAGGTCACCGCCCACATCGTCGACTCCCACAAGAACAGGGATGGGTTCTTTGAAGTTTGGAACGAGGTGTACGATGGAGAGTCCTACCCGTGTCTGACGGTTCTCGGTCCCGAACAACTTGCTCAGGAGGATTTTCTCGTCGAGATCGAGGTAGAGGTTCCACTGTAG